In Planctomycetia bacterium, the genomic window GCTATGGAACGGCGCGACCAAATATGAGGACGAGGCAGCCGTGAGCGTCCACTGCGGTGCCTATTGTAAGGTGCCCGGTTTGCCTTGGCCAAACAGTGTTTCAATTGGCTTTCCAGTTGTACTGAGTGAACTAGGGGATTGGCAGCGTAGCGCCGCAATCCTGGAATTCACTGCAAAGTTGTGGGAACCTGACTTCGTGACAGTATTTTCAAATCAGGCACAGAGCTCACGCCCGTTTGCATATCCCTTTGTCGACTGGATGTTCTACCTTCCCGATCGAAAATACGATCTCCCGAATTCGATTCCCGCGGCGCATGTAGAGCGATTGGACGATCTAGGCACAATCATCGTCGTCCAAGAAGAACCTCCCGATCCCGCGAATCCAGAGCACACGCGAAACATTGAACGAGTGCGCGATGCTCTGGGGCTTTAACGCCCTTCAACAAACTCGCCAACGCCTGCTTCGTGCCGGGGACGTTGGTGATTGTGGCGGGCGAAACGATCGACGAAGTCAATGGCGAAGGGACGCCGCTGCTGGTCGACGGCGACCCGTCGACGGAATCGATCGAACCGAAGCTGTTGACATCCGAACTGGCCCCGGCGCTGGCCCTCGTCGCCGCGGGCGCGATGCTGGTGCGCGGCGCCGGCGAACGGGAGCGCCGCAAGCCGGCGCTTCGCACACCGCGCCGTCCGCGGCGCGGGCGGCCGTTGCCGCGGGAGATTGACCACTTGCACGGGGTGTTGCGCGAGGACGAGCTGGCTCCGGAGGTGGAGATGCATCACGAAGAAGCCTGTGACTTGTTGTTCGATCAGGCGCTCGCCGCGTGGTCCGAGCGGGACGCCAACGCGGACGCCCGGGACTCCGCCCTCCGCGCGCTGCGTGAGGAACTGCCGCCGTTGCCGGACGTAGGCCGCACGACGCGCTGCGCCGCTACTCCGCCGCCGACCACTGCGCCGCCCGCGCAGCGCCGACGTCCGGAATGCAAACCGCTGCGCAACGCATCGCCGTACCACGCAGCCGACGGCCAGGCGCTCGACGACGATCAAGACCATCGCGCCGCCGTCGCCGCGTTCGCGACCAACCGCCGCTCAAAGCGACTCGCCGCCATCGGCGTCGCCCTGGCCATCCTGTTCTGCTGGTTCGGACTCCCGGCGATTCGCAATGCGGGGTCGCCAACTTCTGCGACGCCAAATACCGCCTCAGCAGCCGCGACCTCGCGCGGCGAGCTTCGGCAAGTCTCGCACACGACCGGTGCGCCAGCGAAGCGCATCGAAGACATCCAACTCGGCGACCGCGTGGCGGCAAGCAATCCGCATCGCGAGGAAGTGGAACTCGTCGAGCCGGACGAGGAGACGTGGCGCGAGGTACGGCTGCGGCTCAAGAAAGAC contains:
- a CDS encoding Imm52 family immunity protein produces the protein MKVLKFQAHGLWGPRQESLEACAGRLHRYFEALCASTPRFRRWFGGARSKRKALDRATDVHSIETLTKLLQSGRNRTDIGRKVIEDLGFGVGLWNGATKYEDEAAVSVHCGAYCKVPGLPWPNSVSIGFPVVLSELGDWQRSAAILEFTAKLWEPDFVTVFSNQAQSSRPFAYPFVDWMFYLPDRKYDLPNSIPAAHVERLDDLGTIIVVQEEPPDPANPEHTRNIERVRDALGL